The genomic segment GTTCAGATTGACATTGCTCATGGCAGTCGAGGAATTCACGATGCTGCTCATATTGGCTAGATCAATATCCCCAAATTCATTAGCCATTGTGTTGGTGTCACAAGGAGAGTCCATGGATGGCTGTGAAGGCGACGTTTGCTGTGGTTTCTTCACGGCTGAGCTCTTCTGGAAAACCCTACAAACCACCCATTCCTCCTAAAACAACAACATGCTCATTGTTAAAAGATTAGAACCagattaaaatttgaaattatatgtatttatgtatgtatgtatgcatgcatgcatggaaACTATAATCATCACCTTGGTTGGTTTGAAGGAAAGCTTGGTTTCGAGCCTGTATTCATGCATAACCCAGTTGGTTTTTTCACCTTTGGGGGCTCTACCTCTGTAGAAGACTAGTGTTTTCTTCATCCCAACCAGGACGCCGCCTCGGAAAATCTCCTTGTCTTTGCCTGTTGTCTTCCAGTAGCCTGCTTCTGTGGCTCTGTTGGTTCTCAGCCCAGTTGGATACTTTCTGTCTCTCAAGCTAAAGAAGTACCATTCTTTCTCTCCCATGGATGCTTTGCCTACAACATTCAAACCCAATATGTATATAAGAACAGAAACTTcagaattttaaaaacaaacgTAGGGGTTATATATAATTACCTGGAAGATCCCAAGGTTCAGACTTGTTGAGATCAACATCTACAATAGCTTTAGAAGTGAAACTGAAATCAGACACCTTATGAGTTAGATAGTGGGTGATGAGTTCTTCATCAGTTGGGTGAAACCTGAACCCTGGAGGAAGGGTTTCCTCCATGTTTTGGACCTCAGAAATCACACAAAAATGAACCAGTAAAGTAGTTAATGATAGGTTTGATGTTGATGAAGCAGAAGGGCAACTGGAGCAGAATTGTTTGGAAGCACCCAGGTTGACATTTTAATGCCACCAAGTCGGgttagctagctagctatagCCATCATCCTTGACGAAGAAGCTTCAGCCATTGCTGGCGCTAGTCTTTCTTTAGTTTTTGATTTGCAGCTAACATTTTGACAAAGATATTGTACATGGAGATTTAGGTTTACAAaacacaattaattaattaagggcTGGAATTTACTAGATTGGCCATGACCAATTCCTAATATATATAGGGGATTGTGAGTAATCTGGAAGCTGATTATTAAGCTAGTAAGTTGGGTTAATCTAGGAGGAAACTAAGGGCAAATGGTTTGGACACTGGAACCAATCGAGGGGTTGAGTCCCCATGACACTTTACAGCAGATACTCTCAGGGTGCCCTTTCTCCAACCAACCCTCACCCATTTCTACCCACCAAAACTTGCCAACCTCTCTCATGACCGCCATGAAATCATGATTCAATGCCAAACATGCATGCTTTTCAACACCACATCCATCCACAATTTTCTATTCACACTTGTTATATACCCCTGCTgacttcatctctctctctctctcatggttTAGGCATGTGATTTAATTGTATTCATTAATTAAGCCACTTTTTGTTTCTGTATATTGTCggttaactaattaattttctatatcAATTAGAGACAGTATATCTgtgtgtttaattaattaatttaatatgttGGATTTTCTTAATACATGCATATTAACATCTTAAGTTTCCTgatcttaattaaattttcctGGTAAAATTAAAGTAAGTATTTGGAAAACTTAGTGATTGAGGGAATAAAGTCGATGATGCATCTAGCATCAGcatccaaatttaaatataaaaaatatatattactgTTACATCAtcttagttaatttatttttaaagtattattttccattttggGTGGCAgctgctaattaattaatgagccATAcgtaacatataatatatatatatatttattgagtaGCTAGCTAggaacaaattaattaagatagCTTGATATAGCTAGCTAGAAGTGGGTTAAAATGGTCACCAACCATAGAATGGACTGACTGTGATTTGATTTGAACCCAGATATTTCAATTATTCCCTTCATGTTTTGGGATCCCCCTGCTTAAAACCTCCATTTTTCAATCCTAACAAGAAACAAACTTGCTCTACCACCTGCTTCTGCTTTctagaatctctctctctctctctctctctctctctctctctctctctctcaatatatatatacatatatacatatattatttaaacattcaACTTTAAtaccttaaataatattttattttaatatcttgAACATTCAGATTAATATGGcacaaaataaaagacaaaaatatcatcataaatattaaatttaaatgtcaaaattataattttatacatgtgtgtgtgtgtgtgtgtgtgtgtgtgtgtgtgtattgtgATGGTTATGATTCAAggagaggggaaaaaaaaatattggttTTCAGTGACAGTACTCTGCAAGCATAGCTGGGATGATGCATTATTTATATTGGCAAATAAGTGAGCAACATTGAATAACAAATGGGTtagttaatttaaaaatgtaggTAGGTAGGATgtaatttgttatttaatattaaaaatagaatacaTAATTGAAAGAGAGTTAAACAAATTAATATCAGAATCTGTAGACATTTagatttttcttaaataaattgttgATGGGTAT from the Diospyros lotus cultivar Yz01 unplaced genomic scaffold, ASM1463336v1 superscaf1, whole genome shotgun sequence genome contains:
- the LOC127792802 gene encoding NAC domain-containing protein 92, giving the protein MEETLPPGFRFHPTDEELITHYLTHKVSDFSFTSKAIVDVDLNKSEPWDLPGKASMGEKEWYFFSLRDRKYPTGLRTNRATEAGYWKTTGKDKEIFRGGVLVGMKKTLVFYRGRAPKGEKTNWVMHEYRLETKLSFKPTKEEWVVCRVFQKSSAVKKPQQTSPSQPSMDSPCDTNTMANEFGDIDLANMSSIVNSSTAMSNVNLNTNTNTMSNLNMNWPAATDQAAANGGSPFASPLPWPPSLLGSNLSVNALLLRALQLRSSAYNNQPREAANADYNPFMAPQAISHQLGSDFSSNNSVQQQPQEQPFNLDSIW